A genomic window from Streptomyces sp. WMMC940 includes:
- a CDS encoding YqjF family protein gives MPAPSRLPFPRELPALTAGLSHQTYVHWPYPPDAVRPLLPPGLRPDESDGRAWVSLVALVMGSVHPLGLVPLPGGTFAQTNLRTYVRTRDGRSGVWFLSLDAAHPLMPVARVFGIPYHWADLAVRRSPDGRTLTYTGRRRAGRGRNRAAVPPGYRLTVRAGAPAPAPPDLDRWLTARWSSFSQRAGVLWEARVEHPPWRLRGAEVLELRETLTAYAGLPAPGAPALAHMVEPMDRVRLGVARPVGRA, from the coding sequence TTGCCCGCACCGTCCAGGTTGCCCTTCCCCCGGGAACTGCCCGCGCTGACCGCCGGGTTGTCCCACCAGACCTACGTCCACTGGCCGTACCCGCCCGACGCGGTGCGCCCGCTGCTACCGCCCGGACTGCGGCCGGACGAGTCGGACGGACGCGCGTGGGTCAGCCTCGTCGCCCTGGTGATGGGATCGGTGCACCCCCTGGGACTGGTGCCGCTGCCCGGGGGAACGTTCGCGCAGACCAATCTGCGGACGTACGTCAGAACGCGGGACGGACGCAGTGGGGTGTGGTTCCTCTCCCTCGACGCCGCCCACCCCCTCATGCCGGTGGCGCGGGTATTCGGGATCCCGTACCACTGGGCGGACCTGGCCGTGCGGCGCAGTCCGGACGGGCGCACCCTCACCTACACCGGCCGGCGCCGGGCCGGACGCGGACGGAACCGCGCGGCCGTGCCCCCCGGCTACCGGCTGACGGTCCGTGCGGGGGCACCGGCCCCGGCACCACCGGACCTGGATCGCTGGCTCACCGCCCGGTGGTCGTCCTTCTCACAACGGGCCGGCGTGCTCTGGGAGGCGCGCGTCGAGCACCCGCCGTGGCGGCTGCGCGGTGCGGAGGTCCTGGAGCTGCGCGAGACGCTGACCGCGTACGCCGGACTCCCCGCACCCGGGGCCCCCGCGCTGGCGCACATGGTGGAACCCATGGACCGCGTACGCCTGGGCGTGGCCCGGCCGGTCGGCCGTGCCTGA